The Juglans regia cultivar Chandler chromosome 11, Walnut 2.0, whole genome shotgun sequence genome contains the following window.
TTGACCCTAGGAGCCTCTTCAACCAGCAAAGTCTCAAGATTCAAGCTGTCAGGAAGAATATAATATCGGATATTGTTACCCCTTACGCTTAGATGATCCAGAGTCACTGGATTTTTTCCCTTCAATGTAAGTTTCACCGTCTTCAGGTGTGTATTCATACTGATATCCACGCCTGCATCCACCAAGTGAATAAGGAAACTGCAACACTATTGTAATGAAACAACGCAACTCTGCCGAgcttgaaaaaacaaaagcaaaatcaCAGCTAAAGAAAATTCTAATATTTGCGACAACAATGTGTGCCTGTCTCCTTAAAGATcgaatataaatacatattgcAAATTCGAGCATTTTGAAATTTTACACTTAAAAAGGAACGGCATATTCATACAACAATGTGTGCCTGTCTCCTTAAAACTCTGCCGAgcttgaaaaaaaacaaaagcaaattcACACATTTTGAAACAAATACATGCAACAGCAGCAGATTAGTGCTGcaataagtaataatataagTGTACAATAAGATTCATTCAAATCGATAAAAACTTGCTGAGAATCTTATTAACTAATGTGCTATAAATGAAAAGTTTCCCATTTGCTGTCCAAAgagtgaagattttttttttatatgaagatATTTCATTAATATAAAGATTGGCAatagcccaaatacacaggCGGTAgacatgtgattacacctatttaggaactaAAAATGGTTACAAGGAAATCACGAAAACTGAGAACATTTAAATCTAAAGCGAcggcccacataaataaagtcttccagaaGAAACTCTTAAACCCTTCCAATGAGCGCTCACAATCTACGaaatttctatcatttctctctccagatacaccaaaaaataaaatgggagcCATCCTCCACACAACTGCAATCTGTAGTGTCTCCATGATCCCTCTCCAGCTAGTTAATAGTTTAACCACCCTTTCTGGCATAGCCTATGCTAATCCCACTTTGCTGGAAAAGTAATTCCATACGGCCCTTacaaactcacaatgtagaagtaGATGAACCACTgtttcaccactatttctgAACATACAACACTAGTCGATGATGATAAGCCtgcattttttaaagttatcaACAGTCAGTATCTTCCCTAAAGCTGCTGTCCAAGCAAAAAAAACAGCCTTTGTAGGTATTTTACtcctccaaatgttcttccaaggaaagtgATTCCTACTTTGGGCAGTAAGAGTCTCATAAAAGGAGTGTACAGAAAAATT
Protein-coding sequences here:
- the LOC109010907 gene encoding small nuclear ribonucleoprotein SmD1a, translating into MKLVRFLMKLNNETVSIELKNGTVVHGTITGVDISMNTHLKTVKLTLKGKNPVTLDHLSVRGNNIRYYILPDSLNLETLLVEEAPRVKPKKPTAGKPLGRGRGRGRGRGRGRGR